One part of the Anaeromyxobacter sp. Fw109-5 genome encodes these proteins:
- a CDS encoding PleD family two-component system response regulator: MKVLLVDDTRTLLSLIQVYLMGWQIEFVEAKDGTEGLARAREHRPDLVITDVRMPGMDGFELCAAIRADTVLHKTPIVLLTSLADDASRKKGKLVGATAFLTKPVSVEELRNTVGGILRLPARR, translated from the coding sequence ATGAAGGTGCTGCTCGTGGACGATACCCGGACGCTGCTGTCGCTCATCCAGGTCTACCTGATGGGCTGGCAGATCGAGTTCGTGGAGGCGAAGGACGGCACGGAGGGGCTCGCGCGGGCGCGCGAGCACCGTCCGGACCTCGTCATCACGGACGTGCGGATGCCCGGCATGGACGGCTTCGAGCTGTGCGCGGCCATCCGCGCGGACACCGTCCTGCACAAGACCCCCATCGTCCTCCTCACCTCGCTCGCGGACGACGCGAGCCGCAAGAAGGGCAAGCTCGTCGGCGCGACCGCGTTCCTCACCAAGCCCGTGTCGGTCGAGGAGCTCCGGAACACCGTGGGCGGCATCTTGCGGCTCCCGGCGAGGAGGTAG
- a CDS encoding chemotaxis protein CheW encodes MALGSRDTREPAPRAPADPRAGLDVAPSPEERRRVLDERARAIAPARETAAVATLPVVAFALGGERYGIPVEDVFQILDAGTLSPLPAVPAWLVGAAVSRGRIVPVVDLRQLLGLDGGGMSDLAKIVVVEHGADAFGLAAEVVEGQLELPRAGLSPVTAGPFAWIAPDRLAVLDLGKLAAPAALGG; translated from the coding sequence GTGGCGCTCGGGTCGCGAGACACGCGGGAGCCCGCGCCGCGCGCGCCGGCCGACCCCCGGGCCGGGCTCGACGTGGCGCCGTCGCCCGAGGAGCGCCGGCGCGTGCTCGACGAGCGGGCGCGCGCCATCGCGCCAGCGCGCGAGACGGCCGCCGTCGCCACGCTGCCGGTGGTCGCCTTCGCGCTCGGAGGCGAGCGCTACGGGATCCCGGTGGAGGACGTCTTCCAGATCCTCGACGCGGGGACGCTCTCCCCGCTCCCGGCCGTGCCGGCCTGGCTGGTCGGCGCCGCGGTCTCCCGCGGCCGCATCGTGCCGGTCGTCGATCTGCGGCAGCTCCTGGGGCTCGACGGCGGCGGCATGAGCGACCTCGCGAAGATCGTGGTGGTCGAGCATGGCGCGGACGCCTTCGGGCTCGCGGCGGAGGTCGTCGAGGGGCAGCTGGAGCTCCCGCGCGCCGGGCTCTCCCCGGTGACCGCCGGGCCGTTCGCCTGGATCGCGCCCGACCGGCTCGCGGTCCTCGACCTCGGCAAGCTGGCCGCCCCGGCGGCGCTGGGCGGATAG
- a CDS encoding response regulator has product MDRELFRQIWPVFSAEAREHLEGISAGILELERDPGRPVIDGVRRIAHSLKGSAGSLGLADLERLAHALEGSLAGYDPAAGLSRAAVQAALEAVEAMEAALASGDAGGVVEVPAVDALLVGLGAAARIGQGPGTAARDEATLGPTGAAAASADVLAGMDALEAALEQLCAPLEPDARRAVAGGAARGALHLAALAAPGVAALARRAADAFTLLAEGGPDAPRATAALAGDLIDLREALARAPVAPAPAEAGPTGAAAAAKARGERSIRVLASTLDSIGRQFELLALAEARRARRARDVLGHAEAVRGALQSLDHATRRLRGAGIETGRAELDSASTRLREVAAALGRVALEAQREAEAQRLAGTVLREDLRGLRMVPAALVLEPLRRAVRDVAGRLGKEVELTVEGGEVRLDRQIVDALRDPLLHLVRNAVDHGIEAPAARRDAGKPTGGRIAVRVEPRGARVAIVVEDDGPGLDVGAIRAAAVRKGLLTTEEVDRLTDAEAARLVFHAGVSTARAVTEISGRGVGMDVVLETLARLQGTIDVRWEAGRGTRFDLDVPLALSASAALVVRVGRDVVAVSADPIEHVVLLRDQDLGTVAGRTTVLVAGEHVPYAPLARLLRSEEGGGPARQAVALVLAHGGARVAVGVDELVGQQELVISSLGGLVAQIAHLAGAAVLDDGRVVGVLSAPELLRRAQPGAAAARAREGGRRVLVADDSLTTRSAMKALLELAGYAVLPAADGEEALQLLREAGADLVVSDVQMPRLDGFGLARKVKADPRLRRTPVILVTSLDAPEDRATGLAAGADGYLVKREVERGKLLDLVRQLLPRA; this is encoded by the coding sequence ATGGATCGCGAGCTCTTCCGGCAGATCTGGCCCGTCTTCTCCGCCGAGGCGCGCGAGCACCTCGAGGGGATAAGCGCGGGCATCCTCGAGCTCGAGCGCGATCCGGGCCGCCCCGTGATCGACGGCGTGCGCCGCATCGCGCACAGCCTCAAGGGCTCGGCGGGCAGCCTCGGCCTCGCCGACCTCGAGCGGCTCGCGCACGCGCTGGAGGGATCGCTCGCGGGCTACGACCCCGCCGCCGGGCTCTCGCGCGCGGCCGTGCAGGCCGCGCTCGAGGCCGTCGAGGCGATGGAGGCGGCTCTCGCCTCGGGCGATGCGGGAGGCGTCGTCGAGGTGCCGGCGGTGGACGCGCTCCTCGTCGGGCTCGGCGCGGCCGCTCGGATCGGCCAGGGCCCCGGCACCGCCGCGCGCGACGAGGCGACCCTTGGGCCGACGGGCGCGGCCGCCGCCTCCGCCGACGTGCTCGCCGGCATGGACGCGCTCGAGGCGGCGCTCGAGCAGCTCTGCGCGCCCCTCGAGCCCGACGCTCGCCGGGCGGTCGCCGGCGGCGCCGCGCGTGGCGCGCTCCACCTCGCCGCCCTCGCCGCGCCCGGGGTGGCGGCGCTCGCGCGCCGCGCGGCCGACGCGTTCACGCTCCTGGCGGAGGGAGGGCCCGACGCGCCGCGCGCCACCGCCGCCCTCGCGGGGGACCTCATCGACCTCCGCGAGGCGCTCGCGCGCGCGCCGGTGGCCCCGGCGCCCGCGGAGGCCGGACCGACCGGCGCGGCGGCGGCCGCGAAGGCGCGCGGCGAGCGCTCGATCCGCGTGCTCGCCTCGACCCTCGACTCCATCGGCCGCCAGTTCGAGCTCCTCGCGCTCGCCGAGGCCCGCCGGGCCCGGCGCGCGCGCGACGTGCTCGGCCACGCGGAGGCCGTCCGCGGCGCGCTGCAGTCGCTCGACCACGCGACCAGGAGGCTGCGCGGCGCCGGGATCGAGACCGGCCGGGCCGAGCTCGACTCCGCCTCGACCCGGCTGCGGGAGGTCGCCGCCGCCCTCGGCAGGGTGGCGCTGGAGGCCCAGCGCGAGGCGGAGGCGCAGCGGCTCGCGGGCACGGTCCTCCGCGAGGATCTGCGCGGCCTGCGGATGGTTCCGGCCGCGCTCGTGCTCGAGCCGCTGCGGCGCGCGGTGCGCGACGTCGCGGGGCGGCTCGGCAAGGAGGTGGAGCTCACCGTGGAGGGCGGGGAGGTGCGGCTCGATCGCCAGATCGTGGACGCGCTGCGGGATCCGCTCCTGCACCTCGTGCGCAACGCCGTGGACCACGGCATCGAGGCGCCCGCGGCGCGGCGCGACGCGGGCAAGCCGACCGGTGGCCGGATCGCCGTCCGCGTCGAGCCGCGCGGCGCACGCGTGGCCATCGTCGTCGAGGACGACGGGCCGGGGCTCGACGTCGGGGCCATCCGCGCCGCCGCGGTGCGCAAGGGGCTCCTCACGACCGAGGAGGTCGATCGCCTCACCGACGCCGAGGCGGCCCGGCTCGTCTTCCACGCCGGCGTCTCCACCGCGCGCGCCGTCACCGAGATCTCCGGCCGCGGCGTCGGCATGGACGTGGTCCTGGAGACGCTGGCGCGGCTCCAGGGCACGATCGACGTGCGGTGGGAGGCGGGGCGCGGCACCCGCTTCGATCTGGACGTGCCGCTCGCGCTCTCGGCGTCCGCGGCGCTCGTGGTCCGCGTCGGGCGCGACGTCGTCGCCGTGTCGGCGGACCCGATCGAGCACGTGGTGCTGCTCCGCGACCAGGACCTCGGCACCGTGGCCGGCCGCACCACCGTCCTCGTCGCCGGCGAGCACGTGCCGTACGCGCCGCTCGCCCGGCTGCTGCGCTCGGAGGAGGGAGGCGGACCGGCGCGCCAGGCCGTGGCGCTGGTGCTCGCGCACGGCGGCGCGCGCGTGGCGGTCGGGGTGGACGAGCTCGTGGGCCAGCAGGAGCTCGTGATCTCCTCTCTCGGCGGGCTCGTGGCCCAGATCGCGCACCTCGCCGGGGCGGCGGTGCTCGACGACGGCCGCGTGGTGGGCGTCCTCTCCGCGCCGGAGCTCCTCCGGCGCGCGCAGCCCGGCGCCGCGGCGGCGCGCGCCCGCGAGGGCGGGCGGCGCGTGCTGGTCGCCGACGACTCGCTCACCACCCGCTCCGCCATGAAGGCGCTCCTCGAGCTGGCCGGGTACGCGGTGCTGCCGGCCGCCGACGGCGAGGAGGCGCTCCAGCTGCTGCGGGAGGCGGGCGCGGACCTCGTGGTGTCCGACGTCCAGATGCCCCGCCTGGACGGCTTCGGCCTCGCGCGCAAGGTGAAGGCGGATCCGCGCCTGCGCCGCACGCCGGTGATCCTCGTCACCTCCCTCGACGCCCCGGAGGACCGGGCCACCGGCCTCGCGGCCGGCGCCGACGGCTACCTCGTGAAGCGCGAGGTCGAGCGCGGCAAGCTCCTCGACCTCGTCCGCCAGCTCCTGCCCCGCGCATGA